A genomic window from Verrucomicrobiia bacterium includes:
- a CDS encoding UPF0158 family protein, translating into MKKLLIDKKELDLALSSNEPEAHFYLDLNTGKIRKTAARSIAGQEDYDFVSHDLAKRTNFIPLPKHTETSFKDLVRQFAGRTGDAELKSQLQELLKGKFARFQLNELFFDRPEELKNWKNFLREKYLEELSGKLRGEGLTLQLA; encoded by the coding sequence GTGAAAAAGCTTCTAATTGACAAAAAGGAGCTCGACTTGGCCCTTTCTTCCAACGAGCCGGAAGCCCACTTTTACCTCGATTTGAACACCGGCAAAATTCGCAAAACAGCCGCCCGCTCGATTGCCGGACAGGAGGATTACGACTTTGTCTCGCACGATTTGGCCAAGCGCACCAATTTCATCCCCCTGCCCAAGCATACGGAGACCTCCTTTAAGGATCTCGTGCGCCAGTTTGCCGGCCGAACCGGTGATGCGGAACTAAAGTCCCAATTACAAGAATTGCTCAAAGGGAAGTTTGCCCGTTTTCAACTGAATGAACTTTTCTTCGACCGTCCCGAAGAGCTTAAGAACTGGAAAAACTTTTTGCGGGAGAAGTATCTCGAGGAACTGTCCGGAAAACTTAGAGGCGAGGGGTTGACCTTGCAACTGGCGTGA
- a CDS encoding glycosyltransferase, giving the protein MKILYLAHSGSPHTQKWVRHFVRRGDEVHVASLVNEPIEGAIVHPFRRPTGTKLDYFFNIGLVKKLVKELKPDLLHSHYATSYGFLGSKTGFHPFVITAWGSDVLDFPQSFLKRKWLGSVLSKTDGLTAAGKFLAEATERLLTNYKKVTLTPFGVDLEVFQPRLTKQNKDIVIGSTKSLEPVYGLEYLIRASAKLRNPGLRLLLVGDGSLRPKLERLAAELKISDRLELAGRVAPNEIPAYLQRMDILVNPSLRESFGVSVLEAQACEIPVIASNTGGLPEVMRDGVSGFLVPPEDVNALAEKIELLVSDENLRKRMGKAGREFVRKNFNWSENVKIMEKLYESLLRK; this is encoded by the coding sequence GTGAAAATTCTCTATTTGGCCCATTCCGGCAGCCCGCATACGCAAAAGTGGGTGCGGCATTTCGTGCGGCGGGGGGATGAGGTCCACGTCGCCAGTTTGGTCAACGAACCGATTGAGGGAGCCATCGTTCATCCCTTTCGGCGGCCGACTGGAACCAAGCTGGATTACTTCTTCAACATCGGGTTGGTAAAGAAACTGGTCAAAGAATTGAAGCCGGATCTTCTTCACTCCCACTATGCCACGAGTTATGGATTCTTGGGGTCGAAAACCGGTTTTCACCCGTTTGTCATCACCGCTTGGGGAAGCGACGTTTTGGACTTTCCTCAATCCTTTTTAAAGCGAAAATGGCTCGGCTCCGTACTTTCCAAGACGGACGGCCTGACGGCGGCGGGGAAATTTCTGGCCGAAGCGACCGAGCGTTTGCTTACAAACTATAAAAAAGTGACGTTGACCCCCTTTGGTGTAGATTTGGAGGTTTTTCAACCGCGACTTACCAAGCAAAACAAGGATATAGTAATCGGGTCGACAAAAAGCTTGGAACCGGTGTATGGACTGGAATACCTGATCCGGGCTTCTGCAAAACTGCGAAATCCCGGCCTTAGACTCCTGCTCGTCGGCGACGGCTCCTTGCGGCCGAAATTGGAACGATTGGCAGCCGAATTAAAGATTAGCGACCGCTTGGAGCTTGCCGGGCGGGTAGCTCCAAATGAAATCCCTGCCTACTTGCAGCGAATGGACATTTTGGTCAATCCATCCCTGCGGGAATCCTTCGGTGTTTCAGTCCTGGAAGCGCAGGCCTGTGAAATCCCGGTGATTGCCAGCAATACGGGCGGCCTTCCGGAAGTTATGCGGGATGGGGTGTCCGGTTTTTTGGTGCCGCCGGAAGACGTCAATGCCCTGGCGGAGAAAATCGAGCTTTTGGTTTCCGACGAAAACCTGCGAAAACGGATGGGAAAAGCCGGAAGGGAGTTTGTGCGGAAAAACTTCAATTGGAGCGAAAACGTCAAGATCATGGAAAAACTCTACGAATCGCTTTTGAGGAAATAA
- a CDS encoding GIY-YIG nuclease family protein produces MGYYLYILRSRIDGKLYVGQTKNLARRLELHNLGAVKSTRRRMPFDLVWAEEFSSRGEAIKKERFLKSLEGSTFKKALVEKFCGSNSAG; encoded by the coding sequence ATGGGTTACTACTTATATATTTTACGCAGCCGGATAGATGGAAAACTGTACGTCGGACAGACAAAGAATCTTGCCAGACGTTTGGAACTGCATAATCTTGGTGCGGTAAAATCCACACGGCGCAGGATGCCGTTTGATTTGGTCTGGGCTGAAGAATTTTCGAGCCGCGGCGAAGCCATTAAGAAGGAGCGGTTCTTAAAGAGCTTAGAGGGAAGCACCTTCAAGAAAGCCCTGGTAGAAAAGTTCTGCGGGAGTAACTCAGCTGGTTAG